One window of Theropithecus gelada isolate Dixy chromosome 4, Tgel_1.0, whole genome shotgun sequence genomic DNA carries:
- the HTR1B gene encoding 5-hydroxytryptamine receptor 1B — protein MEEPGAQCAPPPPADSETWAPQANLSSAPSQNCSTKDYIYQDSIALPWKVLLVMLLALITLATTLSNAFVIATVYRTRKLHTPANYLIASLAVTDLLVSILVMPVSTMYTVTGRWTLGQVVCDFWLSSDITCCTASILHLCVIALDRYWAITDAVEYSAKRTPKRAAVMIALVWVFSISISLPPFFWRQAKAEEEVSDCVVNTDHILYTVYSTVGAFYFPTLLLIALYGRIYVEARSRILKQTPNRTGKRLTRAQLITDSPGSTSSVTSINSRVPDVPSESGSPVYVNQVKVRVSDALLERKKLMAARERKATKTLGIILGAFIVCWLPFFIISLVLPICKDACWFHLAIFDFFTWLGYLNSLINPIIYTMSNEDFKQAFHKLIRFKCTS, from the coding sequence ATGGAGGAACCGGGTGCTCAGTGCGCTCCACCGCCGCCCGCGGACTCCGAGACCTGGGCTCCTCAAGCCAACCTATCCTCTGCTCCCTCGCAAAACTGCAGCACCAAGGACTATATTTACCAGGACTCCATCGCCCTACCCTGGAAAGTACTGCTGGTTATGCTACTGGCGCTCATCACCTTGGCCACCACGCTCTCCAATGCCTTTGTGATTGCCACAGTGTACCGGACCCGGAAGCTGCACACCCCGGCTAACTACCTGATCGCCTCTCTGGCGGTCACCGACCTGCTCGTGTCCATCCTGGTGATGCCCGTCAGCACCATGTACACTGTCACCGGCCGTTGGACACTGGGCCAGGTGGTCTGTGACTTCTGGCTGTCGTCGGACATCACCTGTTGCACTGCCTCCATCCTGCACCTCTGTGTCATCGCCCTGGACCGCTACTGGGCCATCACGGACGCTGTGGAGTACTCAGCTAAAAGGACTCCCAAGAGGGCGGCGGTCATGATCGCGCTGGTGTGGGTCTTCTCCATCTCTATCTCGCTGCCGCCCTTCTTCTGGCGTCAGGCCAAGGCCGAAGAGGAGGTGTCGGACTGCGTGGTGAACACCGACCACATCCTCTACACGGTCTACTCCACGGTGGGTGCTTTCTACTTTCCCACCCTGCTCCTCATCGCCCTCTATGGCCGCATCTACGTGGAAGCCCGCTCCCGGATTTTGAAACAGACGCCCAACAGGACCGGCAAGCGCTTGACCCGAGCCCAGCTGATAACGGACTCTCCCGGGTCCACGTCCTCGGTCACCTCTATTAACTCGCGGGTTCCCGACGTGCCCAGCGAATCCGGGTCTCCTGTGTACGTGAACCAAGTCAAAGTGCGAGTCTCCGACGCCCTGCTGGAAAGGAAGAAACTCATGGCCGCTAGGGAGCGCAAAGCCACCAAGACCCTGGGGATCATTTTGGGAGCCTTTATTGTGTGTTGGCTGCCCTTCTTCATCATATCCCTAGTGCTGCCTATCTGCAAAGATGCCTGCTGGTTCCACCTAGCCATCTTTGACTTCTTCACCTGGCTGGGCTATCTCAACTCCCTCATTAACCCCATAATCTATACCATGTCCAATGAGGACTTTAAACAAGCGTTCCATAAACTGATACGTTTTAAGTGCACGAGTTGA